In one Streptomyces venezuelae genomic region, the following are encoded:
- a CDS encoding sensor histidine kinase — protein MHLPSRRAGVRLTLLYGALLVASGAVLLALTYLLVLRFPADRVLVDGAGADAGTDVSGGRSGGGLPGVRPTAGSGDVFALLQEQAVRQHADQLRQLLMQSGVALAVMLVVSAVLGRLVARRVLRPLRAMTGTVRHISAHTLHERLAVAGPADELKELADTVDGLLGRLEGALDSHRRFVADAANALRAPLTQERRLLRETLVDRDATAETFRANSERLLEISERQAHLLESLLALAGSHRGLVHREELDLAPLTESALHVARPDSERLGLKVAAAVGPAPVTGDPALVQRLASCLVDNAVGHNRPGGRVEISTAVRGGHAVLSVANTGDRVAPEQVNRLFEPFRSPGRTAADGHPGLGLAIVHAIALAHDAVISVRARPDGGLAVEVAFPARTGDPREGAEDIGQLDKRTGLH, from the coding sequence ATGCACCTGCCCTCGCGGCGTGCGGGCGTACGCCTCACGCTGCTGTACGGCGCGCTGCTCGTCGCCTCCGGGGCGGTCCTGCTCGCGCTCACGTATCTGCTCGTCCTGCGCTTCCCCGCGGACCGCGTCCTCGTCGACGGGGCGGGCGCGGACGCGGGGACGGATGTGAGCGGCGGCCGCTCCGGCGGGGGGCTCCCCGGTGTGCGGCCGACGGCCGGCTCCGGCGACGTCTTCGCGCTGCTCCAGGAGCAGGCGGTTCGTCAGCACGCCGACCAGTTGCGGCAGTTGCTCATGCAGTCCGGTGTCGCGCTCGCCGTCATGCTGGTGGTCTCGGCCGTCCTCGGCCGGCTGGTCGCCCGGCGTGTGCTGCGCCCGCTGCGGGCGATGACCGGCACCGTCCGGCACATCTCCGCGCACACCCTCCACGAGCGGCTCGCCGTCGCGGGACCGGCCGACGAGCTCAAGGAGCTGGCCGACACCGTGGACGGGCTCCTCGGCCGCCTGGAAGGGGCCCTCGACTCCCACCGGCGATTCGTCGCCGACGCAGCCAACGCCCTGCGCGCCCCGCTCACCCAGGAGCGCCGGCTGCTGCGGGAGACGCTCGTCGACCGCGACGCCACCGCGGAAACGTTTCGCGCGAACTCCGAGCGGCTCCTGGAGATCAGCGAGCGGCAGGCCCACCTCCTGGAGTCCCTGCTGGCGCTCGCGGGCAGTCACCGAGGCCTCGTCCACCGCGAGGAGCTGGACCTCGCGCCCCTGACCGAGTCGGCGCTGCACGTCGCGCGCCCGGACAGCGAGCGCCTCGGACTGAAGGTGGCGGCGGCCGTCGGGCCCGCGCCCGTCACGGGTGACCCGGCGCTCGTCCAGCGGCTCGCCTCCTGCCTCGTGGACAACGCGGTGGGCCACAACCGCCCCGGCGGCCGGGTGGAGATCAGCACCGCCGTACGGGGCGGGCACGCCGTCCTCTCCGTCGCCAACACCGGCGATCGCGTCGCGCCCGAGCAGGTGAACCGGCTCTTCGAACCCTTCCGGAGCCCCGGCCGAACGGCCGCCGACGGCCACCCCGGCCTCGGCCTCGCGATCGTGCACGCCATCGCCCTCGCCCACGACGCGGTGATCAGCGTCCGCGCACGCCCCGACGGTGGACTCGCCGTGGAAGTCGCCTTCCCGGCACGGACCGGAGATCCACGTGAAGGTGCCGAAGATATTGGGCAGTTGGACAAGAGGACCGGACTTCATTGA
- a CDS encoding response regulator transcription factor has protein sequence MISSTPTRVLVAEEHAGPARSAARALRREGMVVEVVPDGAAVLARTSVTDYDVVVLARDLPGMSGDEVCRRLAKRPTHARVLLLAASDTVAHAELVARVRALGRRSRTAPPPVLVRGDLRLDPARRVATRAGERLALTPKEFSVLEYLLAAEGRVVPADELLRRVWDETTDPFTTTVKATISRLRPKLGTPPVIETVPRGGYRI, from the coding sequence ATGATCAGCTCCACTCCGACGAGGGTTCTGGTCGCCGAGGAGCACGCCGGGCCCGCCCGGTCGGCGGCGCGGGCGCTCCGCCGCGAGGGCATGGTGGTCGAAGTCGTCCCCGACGGCGCCGCTGTCCTAGCCCGCACATCGGTGACCGACTACGACGTGGTCGTGCTCGCCCGGGACCTGCCCGGCATGTCCGGCGACGAGGTCTGCCGAAGACTGGCGAAACGGCCGACACACGCCCGCGTGCTGCTCCTGGCCGCATCCGACACGGTCGCCCACGCCGAACTGGTGGCGCGTGTCCGCGCACTCGGCCGCCGCTCGCGGACCGCGCCGCCCCCGGTGCTCGTACGCGGAGACCTCAGACTCGACCCGGCACGACGGGTCGCCACGCGCGCCGGCGAGCGGCTGGCGCTCACGCCCAAGGAGTTCTCGGTCCTGGAGTACCTGCTGGCGGCCGAGGGCCGGGTCGTCCCGGCCGACGAACTCCTGCGACGGGTGTGGGACGAGACGACGGACCCGTTCACCACCACGGTCAAGGCGACGATCAGCCGCCTGCGGCCCAAGCTCGGCACCCCGCCCGTCATCGAGACCGTTCCCCGGGGCGGCTACCGGATTTGA
- a CDS encoding helix-turn-helix transcriptional regulator: protein MNLVDRGEELSVMEHMLVSTESGHGGVLMVSGAVASGKTALLRAFGARVTSKGALYLQATASGAETDLPLGVMGQLLLGAGLPGADARRATRLVALVADSARSRRAAGERPAVAMDGIPELCGLLLEKARERPLVLSIDDVQHADEDSLECLLYLSRRLAVSRILVVLGENSDFLAGNARLRVDLLRLPGCRNIRLGPLQRSGVAEMISAFGAPGWGTRKLVPELLHMGGGSPLLTRALIEDHRAAGAADAASGDPVPGESFVRAVATCLYRSDLATRRTAWALAVAGPDMSLAELVEVLGTSRESLLRSLRALNEAGLLDAGWFRHEAGRTAALRSLEPADRARVEARCARVLHEHGGAPSAVVRHLIAAETVDAPWARRTLIDAAERALADDEVDLALTCLRIARDTSTDAHQSLEIRAALTRALWRVNPAGVAQHLPELTAAALDGRLGTRHADALVGHLLWFGRPERALDVLRAVERQSAAQAGRSGTGTPHRHDCPHLWLTYAYPGLAAADCTAPGGTPEHTTAQDTTPQHAAALARSPHRRAASLVKSLLDGPGKDVVVRAEQILQSTRLDDDTVTALLVAVDSLVLADRLEAAAFWCETLLNEAAERRAPLWQALLAAARARMELRAGALTTARKLARSALALVPAEGWGVAVAAPVATALFTGTLMGRLDEAAAHLAVPVPDSAFQTTDGLLYLRARGHYFLAAGRPYAALDDFLTCGDLMRRRRFDLPALVPWRTDAAEAHLSLGDVERARALAEEQLALAGGRNGWVRAVSLRVLAATLKAVHRPALLGEAVEILRDAGHRIELVRALDELARTQRELGKVGQARALARKAQRLAGECGMPVPPSAADQGSPHPAEQPWSAGNRRHPDELSNAELRVATLAVRGHTNRQIADKLCITISTVEQHLTRSYRKLAVQRRADLAAKIGPVAGPGDDEEPATHDACDRLHVG, encoded by the coding sequence ATGAACTTGGTGGATCGTGGTGAAGAACTCTCGGTCATGGAACACATGCTCGTCTCAACCGAGAGCGGGCATGGCGGCGTCCTTATGGTGAGCGGCGCCGTCGCCAGTGGCAAGACCGCGCTGCTGCGTGCCTTCGGTGCGCGCGTCACATCCAAGGGCGCACTGTATCTGCAGGCCACAGCGTCCGGTGCGGAGACGGACCTGCCTCTCGGGGTCATGGGGCAGCTACTGCTCGGCGCCGGTCTGCCCGGGGCGGACGCACGCCGCGCGACACGGCTCGTGGCGCTCGTCGCGGACTCGGCCCGCTCGCGACGAGCGGCCGGCGAACGGCCCGCCGTGGCGATGGACGGGATTCCCGAGCTCTGCGGACTGCTGCTCGAAAAAGCCAGGGAAAGGCCCCTGGTGCTCAGTATCGACGATGTTCAGCATGCCGACGAGGACTCGCTCGAATGCCTCCTCTACCTGTCGCGCCGACTGGCCGTGAGCCGCATTCTGGTCGTGCTGGGGGAGAACAGCGACTTCCTGGCGGGCAATGCGAGATTGCGCGTCGATTTACTGCGTCTGCCCGGCTGCCGAAATATCAGGCTCGGCCCGCTCCAGCGGTCCGGAGTCGCAGAAATGATCTCTGCATTCGGTGCGCCGGGGTGGGGGACGCGCAAGCTCGTTCCCGAACTGCTGCACATGGGAGGCGGCAGCCCGCTCCTGACCCGCGCGCTCATCGAGGACCACCGCGCCGCGGGCGCCGCCGACGCCGCCTCCGGCGATCCCGTACCGGGAGAATCCTTCGTCCGTGCCGTCGCCACCTGCCTCTACCGCAGCGACCTCGCCACCCGCCGCACCGCATGGGCGCTGGCGGTCGCGGGCCCCGACATGTCGCTCGCCGAACTCGTGGAGGTCCTCGGCACCAGCAGGGAATCGCTGCTGCGCAGCCTCCGCGCGCTGAACGAGGCGGGGCTCCTCGACGCGGGCTGGTTCCGGCACGAGGCGGGGCGCACCGCGGCCCTGCGAAGCCTGGAGCCCGCCGACCGCGCCCGCGTCGAGGCGCGTTGCGCCCGGGTCCTGCACGAGCACGGAGGGGCCCCGTCCGCGGTCGTACGGCACCTGATCGCCGCCGAGACCGTCGACGCGCCCTGGGCGCGGCGCACCCTGATCGACGCCGCCGAGCGCGCCCTCGCCGACGACGAGGTCGACCTCGCCCTCACCTGTCTGCGCATCGCCCGCGACACCAGCACCGACGCCCACCAGTCCCTGGAGATACGGGCCGCCCTCACCCGGGCCCTCTGGCGCGTCAACCCGGCGGGCGTCGCCCAGCACCTGCCCGAACTCACGGCCGCCGCCCTCGACGGGCGGCTCGGCACCCGGCACGCCGACGCGCTCGTCGGCCACCTGCTCTGGTTCGGCCGCCCGGAACGCGCCCTGGACGTCCTGCGCGCCGTCGAGCGGCAGAGCGCCGCGCAGGCCGGCCGGAGCGGGACCGGCACACCCCACCGGCACGACTGCCCGCACCTCTGGCTGACGTACGCCTACCCGGGGCTCGCCGCGGCCGACTGCACCGCCCCCGGGGGGACACCGGAGCACACGACCGCGCAGGACACCACCCCGCAGCACGCGGCGGCCCTGGCCCGCAGCCCGCACCGGCGGGCGGCGAGCCTGGTGAAGTCGCTCCTCGACGGGCCGGGCAAGGACGTGGTGGTCAGGGCCGAACAGATCCTGCAGAGCACCCGGCTCGACGACGACACCGTGACGGCGCTCCTCGTCGCCGTCGACTCCCTCGTGCTCGCCGACCGCCTCGAAGCGGCGGCCTTCTGGTGCGAGACGCTGCTCAACGAGGCCGCCGAACGGCGCGCGCCCCTGTGGCAGGCGCTGCTGGCCGCCGCCAGAGCCCGCATGGAGCTCAGGGCGGGCGCCCTCACCACCGCGCGGAAGCTGGCGCGTTCGGCGCTCGCCCTCGTACCGGCGGAGGGGTGGGGCGTGGCCGTCGCCGCGCCCGTCGCCACCGCGCTGTTCACCGGCACCCTGATGGGCCGGCTCGACGAGGCGGCGGCGCACCTCGCCGTACCCGTACCGGACTCGGCCTTCCAGACGACCGACGGACTGCTCTACCTCCGGGCCCGCGGCCACTACTTCCTGGCCGCGGGGCGCCCCTATGCCGCGCTGGACGACTTCCTCACCTGCGGGGACCTCATGCGGCGCCGGCGCTTCGACCTGCCCGCCCTGGTGCCCTGGCGCACCGACGCGGCCGAGGCCCATCTGTCGCTGGGCGACGTCGAGCGCGCCCGCGCCCTCGCCGAGGAGCAACTCGCCCTCGCGGGCGGGCGGAACGGCTGGGTGCGCGCCGTCTCGCTGCGCGTGCTCGCCGCCACGTTGAAGGCCGTGCACCGGCCGGCGCTCCTCGGCGAGGCCGTCGAGATCCTGCGGGACGCCGGACACCGCATCGAACTCGTCCGCGCCCTGGACGAGTTGGCCCGGACGCAGCGGGAGCTCGGGAAGGTCGGGCAGGCCAGGGCGCTGGCCCGCAAGGCGCAGCGACTGGCGGGGGAGTGCGGCATGCCCGTGCCGCCGTCCGCGGCCGACCAGGGCAGCCCGCACCCGGCCGAGCAGCCGTGGTCGGCCGGGAACCGCCGACACCCCGACGAACTCAGCAACGCCGAACTGCGTGTGGCCACGCTCGCCGTCCGCGGCCACACCAACCGGCAGATCGCCGACAAGCTCTGCATCACCATCAGCACCGTCGAACAGCACCTGACGCGTTCCTACCGCAAACTCGCCGTCCAGCGGCGCGCGGACCTCGCGGCGAAGATCGGCCCGGTCGCGGGACCCGGCGACGACGAGGAACCCGCGACGCACGACGCCTGCGACCGGCTGCACGTGGGCTGA
- a CDS encoding DUF6777 domain-containing protein: protein MRTSTRTHALVFAISAALAVAGCSGDGDKKTADGGSELFMQPVAAQGPDPFTESTANTDAAPPPVTRSPQPSPTGSATPQGTRSIPGGTPGLYGGTHNVGSCDVDRQVRFLTTDRAKARAFAEASDIAEADVASYLRGLTPVVLRADTRVTNHGYRGGSPTSFQSVLQIGTAVLVDDRGLPRVRCACGNPLKPPVAFKSSPRHNGQAWNGYQPTRVVVVTPAPQPIVNITIVNIVNNTWIERKIGDGKAHHDRPTKPPTPTPTPTPTPTTPSPTSPSPSSPTPTDPDETTPDETSPDATEPDETSPDQTSPDETGSGQTDPDGTSPEETGPDESSPDGTSPDESSPDTSSPGDSPSDCPTRTGTPARPASPVPPGCPSPVLPS from the coding sequence GTGCGCACATCCACCAGGACCCACGCGCTCGTCTTCGCGATATCCGCGGCCCTAGCGGTAGCGGGCTGTTCGGGCGACGGCGACAAGAAGACCGCCGACGGCGGCAGCGAACTGTTCATGCAGCCGGTCGCCGCCCAGGGCCCCGATCCGTTCACCGAGTCCACCGCGAACACCGACGCCGCTCCGCCGCCCGTCACCCGTTCGCCGCAACCCTCGCCCACCGGATCGGCCACCCCGCAGGGCACCCGGTCGATCCCTGGCGGTACGCCGGGGCTGTACGGCGGCACGCACAACGTCGGCAGCTGTGACGTCGACCGGCAGGTCCGTTTCCTCACCACCGACCGGGCGAAGGCCCGCGCGTTCGCCGAGGCGTCCGACATCGCCGAGGCCGATGTGGCGAGCTATCTGCGAGGGCTGACCCCGGTCGTGCTGCGGGCCGACACGCGCGTCACCAACCACGGCTACCGCGGCGGCTCGCCCACGAGTTTCCAGTCCGTCCTGCAAATCGGCACGGCCGTCCTCGTCGACGACCGGGGCCTGCCGCGGGTGCGGTGCGCGTGCGGCAATCCGCTGAAGCCGCCGGTCGCGTTCAAGAGCTCGCCCCGGCACAACGGGCAGGCGTGGAACGGCTATCAGCCGACGCGCGTCGTCGTGGTGACCCCGGCGCCGCAGCCGATCGTCAACATCACCATCGTCAACATCGTCAACAACACCTGGATCGAGCGGAAGATCGGCGACGGCAAGGCGCACCACGACCGCCCGACCAAGCCGCCGACACCCACCCCGACGCCGACTCCCACGCCGACGACGCCGAGCCCCACGTCCCCCTCGCCGTCCAGTCCGACGCCCACGGACCCGGACGAGACCACTCCGGACGAGACGAGCCCGGACGCGACGGAGCCCGACGAGACGAGCCCCGATCAGACGAGCCCGGACGAGACCGGCTCCGGTCAGACCGATCCGGACGGAACGAGTCCTGAGGAGACCGGTCCTGACGAGAGCAGTCCCGACGGAACCAGCCCCGACGAATCCAGCCCGGACACCTCGAGCCCGGGCGACTCCCCGTCCGACTGCCCCACCCGGACAGGCACGCCCGCGCGCCCCGCGTCGCCGGTCCCGCCCGGCTGCCCCTCGCCGGTGCTGCCCTCGTAG
- a CDS encoding lipase maturation factor family protein: MQWFTADAYWLSRLIFQRSLAALYVTAFLGAALQFRALIGERGMLPVPRCVERVPFRRAPSLFQLHFSDRFFALCAWTGCAVAVALLAGVDGLLPLWGAMLLWLVPWALYLSIVNVGQTWYGFGWESLLLEVGFLAVFLGNDRVAPPVLVLLLLRWVLFRVEFGAGLIKMRGDACWRQLTCLDFHHETQPMPGPLSWFFHHLPKPAHRIEVAANHVTQLVVPFLLFTPQPVATCAACLMILTQLWLVLSGNFSWLNWITIVLAVSALDLSARYSAPDVAAAPLWYEVVVTAVAALLLAMSYRPVRNLLSRRQVMNRSFDPLHLVNAYGAFGSVSRVRQEIVIEGTADTVPREDSDWRAYEFKGKPGDVHRWPRQFAPYHLRLDWMMWFAGLSPAYARSWFGPLVERLLDDDRDTLRLLRSSPFPPGSPPAYIRARLYRYRYTTWRELRETGACWERTYVREFLGPTRLAPPARSE; encoded by the coding sequence GTGCAGTGGTTCACGGCGGATGCGTACTGGCTGAGTCGGCTGATCTTCCAGCGGTCCCTGGCCGCGCTCTACGTGACGGCCTTCCTCGGTGCCGCCCTGCAGTTCCGGGCGCTCATCGGGGAGCGCGGGATGCTGCCGGTGCCGCGGTGCGTCGAGCGGGTGCCGTTCCGCCGCGCCCCCAGCCTGTTCCAGCTGCACTTCTCGGACCGGTTCTTCGCGCTCTGCGCGTGGACGGGATGCGCGGTCGCGGTGGCCCTGCTCGCAGGGGTGGACGGGCTCCTGCCGCTGTGGGGCGCGATGCTGCTGTGGCTGGTGCCATGGGCGTTGTATCTCTCCATCGTGAACGTGGGGCAGACCTGGTACGGCTTCGGCTGGGAGTCGCTGCTCCTCGAAGTGGGCTTTCTCGCGGTCTTCCTCGGCAACGACCGGGTCGCCCCGCCGGTCCTCGTGCTCCTCCTGCTGCGGTGGGTGCTCTTCCGCGTGGAGTTCGGCGCCGGGCTGATCAAGATGCGCGGGGACGCGTGCTGGCGCCAGCTCACCTGTCTCGACTTCCACCACGAGACGCAGCCGATGCCCGGGCCGCTGAGCTGGTTCTTCCACCACCTGCCGAAGCCCGCGCACCGGATCGAGGTCGCCGCCAACCACGTCACCCAACTCGTGGTGCCGTTCCTGCTGTTCACCCCGCAGCCGGTGGCGACGTGCGCCGCCTGCCTGATGATCCTGACCCAGCTCTGGCTGGTCCTCTCCGGCAACTTCTCGTGGCTGAACTGGATCACCATCGTGCTCGCGGTCTCCGCCCTCGACCTGTCCGCCCGATACTCGGCACCCGACGTCGCGGCCGCGCCCCTCTGGTACGAGGTGGTGGTCACCGCCGTGGCGGCACTGCTCCTGGCCATGAGCTACCGGCCGGTGCGCAATCTGCTGTCCCGTCGGCAGGTCATGAACCGCTCGTTCGATCCGCTGCACCTCGTCAACGCGTACGGCGCGTTCGGCAGCGTCAGCCGGGTGCGCCAGGAGATCGTCATCGAGGGCACGGCGGACACGGTGCCCCGCGAGGACTCGGACTGGCGTGCCTACGAGTTCAAGGGCAAGCCCGGCGACGTACACCGCTGGCCGCGCCAGTTCGCGCCCTACCATCTGCGGCTCGACTGGATGATGTGGTTCGCCGGTCTCTCCCCCGCGTACGCGCGCTCGTGGTTCGGCCCGCTGGTGGAGCGCCTGCTCGACGACGACCGTGACACCCTGCGTCTGCTGCGGAGTTCACCGTTCCCGCCCGGGTCCCCGCCCGCGTACATCCGCGCCAGGCTGTACCGCTACCGGTACACGACCTGGCGCGAGCTGCGCGAGACGGGCGCCTGCTGGGAGCGCACCTACGTCCGTGAGTTCCTCGGGCCGACGCGGCTGGCCCCGCCTGCGCGGAGCGAGTAG
- a CDS encoding amidohydrolase family protein — MGADVTGTEPGLVDAHHHVWDLSVRDQDWITGDALAPIRRSFSLADLAPEARAAGVGATVVVQTVTVPEETPELLALAAANDLVAGVVGWTDLTRPDIADTLAALRELPGGEHLVGIRHQVQGEPDPEWLLRPDVRRGLSALAEAGLAYDLVVLPHQLPACADAAADLPQLTFVLDHLGKPPIAGGILEPWASAVRALAARPNTVCKLSGMVTEADHATWTVDDLRPYADTVLEAFGPRRLLYGSDWPVSTLAAAYTEVLDVARLLTDSLDTDGRREVFGGTARRVYSLRAGGASRVGPRNSRT; from the coding sequence ATGGGAGCTGACGTGACAGGGACCGAGCCGGGCCTCGTCGACGCCCACCACCACGTGTGGGACCTCTCCGTCCGCGACCAGGACTGGATCACCGGGGACGCGCTCGCCCCGATCCGCAGGAGCTTCTCCCTCGCCGACCTCGCACCCGAGGCACGCGCGGCCGGTGTCGGCGCCACGGTCGTCGTCCAGACGGTGACCGTCCCCGAGGAGACCCCGGAACTCCTGGCGCTCGCCGCCGCGAACGACCTCGTCGCGGGCGTCGTCGGCTGGACGGACCTCACCCGCCCCGACATCGCCGACACACTGGCGGCCCTGCGGGAACTCCCGGGCGGGGAGCACCTGGTGGGCATCCGGCACCAGGTGCAGGGCGAGCCGGACCCCGAGTGGCTGCTGCGCCCGGACGTCCGCAGAGGCCTGTCCGCGCTGGCCGAGGCGGGCCTCGCCTACGACCTCGTGGTCCTGCCCCACCAGCTGCCCGCCTGCGCCGATGCGGCGGCCGACCTTCCCCAACTCACCTTCGTCCTCGACCACTTGGGCAAGCCGCCCATCGCCGGTGGAATCCTCGAACCCTGGGCGTCGGCGGTCCGCGCGCTCGCCGCCCGCCCCAACACCGTCTGTAAACTCTCCGGCATGGTCACAGAGGCCGACCATGCGACATGGACCGTGGACGACCTGCGGCCCTACGCGGACACCGTGCTTGAGGCCTTCGGTCCACGGCGCCTGCTGTACGGCTCCGACTGGCCGGTCAGCACCCTTGCGGCGGCGTACACCGAAGTCCTGGACGTGGCACGCCTGTTGACCGACAGTCTCGACACCGACGGGCGCCGGGAGGTCTTCGGCGGCACCGCCCGGCGCGTCTACTCGCTCCGCGCAGGCGGGGCCAGCCGCGTCGGCCCGAGGAACTCACGGACGTAG
- a CDS encoding L-rhamnose mutarotase encodes MRVALHTKVRADRVEAYDAAHREVPAELTAAIRAAGATSWTIWRSGTDLFHVLECEDYVRMLAELEKLPVNVAWQARMAELLDVVHDYSDAGSDAGLPVVWELT; translated from the coding sequence ATGAGAGTCGCCCTGCACACCAAGGTTCGCGCGGACCGCGTCGAGGCGTACGACGCCGCGCACCGCGAGGTGCCCGCCGAGCTCACCGCGGCGATCCGGGCGGCGGGCGCCACGTCCTGGACCATCTGGCGCAGCGGCACCGACCTCTTCCACGTCCTGGAGTGCGAGGACTACGTGCGTATGCTCGCCGAGCTGGAGAAGCTGCCGGTCAACGTCGCCTGGCAGGCCCGCATGGCCGAGCTGCTGGACGTCGTCCACGACTACTCGGACGCGGGCTCGGACGCGGGCCTGCCCGTCGTATGGGAGCTGACGTGA
- a CDS encoding aldo/keto reductase: MSGPARRRLGPGGVEVTELSFGAAGIGNLYAPITDAQAATALDHAWNAGIRYFDTAPHYGLGLSERRLGEALRGRDRSSYVISTKVGRLLEPANLPGDDLADGGFAVPRTHRRIWDFSADGVRRSIESSLTRLGTDRVDVVFLHDPDNHEEEAFREGYPALEKLRSEGVVGAIGAGMNQAEMLTRFVRDTDVDTVLCAGRYTLLDHRALAELLPAASERGASIVIGGVFNSGLLADPKPGARYDYVEAPPDLLARARALRTLAERHGTTLRAAALAFPFGHPAVASVLVGIRAPEQVTDAAEQFAADVPADFWAEARETGLLPPEAPVPDGARGGSRT; encoded by the coding sequence GTGAGCGGCCCGGCGCGACGCCGCCTCGGACCCGGCGGCGTCGAGGTGACCGAGCTGTCCTTCGGCGCCGCCGGCATCGGCAACCTCTACGCGCCGATCACCGACGCGCAGGCGGCCACCGCACTCGACCACGCCTGGAACGCGGGCATCCGCTACTTCGACACCGCCCCGCACTACGGCCTCGGCCTGTCCGAGCGCAGGCTGGGCGAGGCACTGCGGGGCCGGGACCGCTCCTCGTACGTCATCTCCACGAAGGTCGGCAGGCTCCTGGAGCCCGCGAACCTGCCCGGAGACGACCTCGCCGACGGCGGCTTCGCCGTGCCGAGGACCCACCGCAGGATCTGGGACTTCAGTGCGGACGGCGTGCGCCGCTCCATCGAGTCCAGCCTCACCCGGCTCGGCACCGACCGTGTCGACGTCGTCTTCCTGCACGACCCCGACAACCACGAGGAGGAAGCCTTCCGCGAGGGCTATCCGGCCCTGGAGAAACTGCGCTCCGAGGGCGTGGTCGGCGCGATAGGCGCGGGCATGAACCAGGCCGAGATGCTCACCCGCTTCGTCCGCGACACGGACGTCGACACCGTGCTCTGCGCCGGCCGCTACACCCTCCTCGACCACCGGGCCCTCGCCGAGCTGCTGCCCGCGGCGAGCGAGCGCGGCGCCTCGATCGTCATCGGCGGCGTCTTCAACTCCGGACTGCTCGCCGACCCCAAGCCGGGCGCCCGCTACGACTACGTCGAGGCGCCACCGGACCTGCTGGCCCGCGCCCGCGCCCTGCGCACGCTCGCCGAGCGGCACGGCACCACGCTCCGCGCCGCCGCCCTGGCCTTCCCCTTCGGTCATCCCGCCGTCGCCAGCGTGCTCGTCGGCATCCGCGCACCGGAGCAGGTCACCGACGCGGCCGAGCAGTTCGCCGCCGACGTGCCCGCCGACTTCTGGGCGGAGGCGCGGGAGACCGGGCTGCTGCCCCCGGAGGCGCCGGTCCCCGACGGTGCGCGAGGAGGCAGCCGGACATGA
- a CDS encoding SDR family NAD(P)-dependent oxidoreductase translates to MTDFQGLKALVTGGASGIGRATAELLAARGADVAVLDLAPDGVDKPLRAYAADLTDDTAVRDAVAAAAADLGGLDVLINNAGVGAQGTVEDNDDAQWHAVLDVNILGIVRTTRAALPHLRLSTDAAIVNTCSIAATAGLPQRALYSASKGAVLSLTLAMAADHVRDGVRVNCVNPGTVDTPWVGRLLAAAPDPAAERAALEARQPTGRLVTADEVAGAIAYLASPLSGATTGTALAVDGGMQGLRLRPVQQ, encoded by the coding sequence ATGACCGACTTCCAAGGCCTCAAGGCCCTCGTCACCGGAGGGGCCTCCGGCATCGGACGGGCCACCGCCGAGCTCCTCGCCGCCCGCGGCGCCGACGTCGCCGTCCTCGACCTCGCCCCGGACGGCGTCGACAAACCCCTGCGCGCCTACGCCGCCGACCTCACCGACGACACGGCCGTCCGGGACGCCGTCGCCGCGGCCGCCGCCGATCTCGGCGGCCTCGACGTCCTGATCAACAACGCGGGCGTCGGAGCCCAGGGCACCGTCGAGGACAACGACGACGCCCAATGGCACGCCGTCCTGGACGTCAACATCCTCGGGATCGTCCGCACCACCCGCGCCGCCCTGCCGCACCTGCGCCTCTCCACGGACGCGGCGATCGTCAACACCTGCTCCATAGCCGCGACCGCGGGACTCCCGCAGCGCGCCCTGTACTCGGCGTCGAAGGGCGCGGTGCTCTCCCTCACCCTCGCCATGGCCGCCGACCACGTACGCGACGGGGTGCGCGTCAACTGCGTCAACCCCGGCACCGTGGACACCCCATGGGTCGGCCGGCTCCTGGCCGCCGCCCCCGACCCGGCCGCCGAGCGGGCCGCGCTGGAAGCCCGGCAGCCCACCGGACGGCTCGTCACGGCCGACGAAGTCGCGGGCGCCATCGCCTATTTGGCGAGCCCCCTGTCCGGCGCCACCACCGGCACCGCGCTCGCCGTCGACGGCGGCATGCAGGGCCTGCGACTGCGGCCGGTGCAGCAGTGA